A genomic window from Fusarium verticillioides 7600 chromosome 5, whole genome shotgun sequence includes:
- a CDS encoding beta-lactamase translates to MSYSLTNLNDAIASLEPQMGYICKVSGTTGLSLTVISGGKEAYAKHFGFRDLEAKEAPDGDTTYFIGSVTKGMVAVLVGILIEEGKLGWSTRGAPILPELQDSFNGRGSEIIIADLLPHRTGVARNLLLPKSESLRTWAAQPVVRDFRSAFLYNYAYDVVGQIIEMVERNSLEEAFKERIWEPLEMHRTSMEDLAGNTNAAKAYYALEDASSYEVPISIISNKPIMGAGGAIRSCTNDLAKYYTSFMRQLIISSTTRRPQRQTRHSSSSLQSSDLTISLISPLYASSLMHWAGGVHSSLVRWALSVTTICLFPHCR, encoded by the exons ATGAGCTATTCACTTACCAACCTGAACGATGCTATCGCCTCTCTGGAGCCTCAGATGGGCTACATCTGCAAGGTCAGCGGCACGACTGGACTGTCTTTAACCGTTATTTcgggaggaaaagaagcatACGCGAAACATTTCGGCTTCCGGGACCTCGAGGCAAAGGAAGCGCCAGATGGCGATACTACGTACTTCATCGGCTCTGTGACCAAGGGAATGGTGGCAGTCCTCGTGGGAATATTGattgaagaagggaagctCGGGTGGTCTACTCGCGGCGCCCCAATATTGCCCGAGCTCCAAGATTCATTCAACGGCCGTGGCTccgagatcatcatcgctgatcTCTTACCTCATCGCACTGGAGTAGCGC GGAATCTCCTACTCCCCAAGTCAGAGAGCCTACGGACCTGGGCTGCTCAACCTGTTGTTAGGGACTTCAGGTCCGCCTTTCTCTACAACTACGCCTACGACGTGGTCGGCCAGATCattgagatggttgagcgGAATAGTCTTGAAGAGGCGTTCAAGGAAAGGATATGGGAGCCGCTGGAGATGCACCGAACGTCTATGGAGGACCTCGCTGGGAATACCAACGCTGCAAAGGCTTATTACGCACTCGAAGATGCCTCTTCATATGAAGTTCCAATTTCGATCATATCAAACAAGCCAATCATGGGAGCGGGCGGGGCTATTCGAAGCTGCACCAACGATCTGGCCAAATACTATACCAGCTTTATGCGGCAGTTAATCATCagttcaacaacaagacgaCCTCAACGCCAGACACGCCATTCAAGCAGCTCACTACAATCCTCCGACCTCACAATCAGCTTGATCTCACCTCTTTACGCGAGCAGTCTTATGCACTGGGCTGGGGGCGTGCACAGCTCCCTTGTCCGTTGGGCACTCTCAGTTACAACTATCTGCTTATTCCCTCATTGCCGTTAA
- a CDS encoding beta-lactamase, with amino-acid sequence MYTFTAACCGILVDEGKLEWTKPLRGYIQFCSVVDSVIGERATVRDALSHNTGLAHMDLTWLGVECDYILYKEVLLKVVSHLPPVHDLRSGFHYNNYMYAVAGSVIEKQSGQPWYEFLKEMILEPLGMHRTVTNRTKLPDGNAAEPYVVLDDYSLHRQKPVDTAADHTLMGSAGSVWSNVTDMKWAKALLDGIHHELSVLKEIPTITSHKANITTSSIGENIYGLGFALAIIPSTELGILSLNGPQREHVIGRTSRPRLALYHNGGMSGYLTAFYLFPETKSAIVALGKSHSLGDGPDWSAQAIAQAMFYLQPTIDFVEGFEAEG; translated from the exons ATGTATA CCTTCACTGCTGCGTGTTGCGGTATCCTTGTCGACGAAGGAAAATTGGAGTGGACAAAGCCGTTGCGGGGCTATATCCAGTTCTGCAGTGTAGTGGATTCTGTCATCGGTGAAAGGGCAACTGTTCGAGATGCGCTCTCGCATAATACTGGGTTAGCGCATATGGATCTTACATGGCTGGGGGTGGAGTGCGACTACATCCTTTATAAGGAAGTCCTGCTTAAGGTTGTaagccatcttcctccagttCATGACTTACGAAGCGGCTTTCATTACAATAACTACATGTACGCCGTGGCTGGCTCAGTCATTGAGAAGCAGTCAGGCCAGCCTTGGTACGAGTTCCTGAAGGAGATGATCTTAGAACCTCTTGGGATGCATCGAACTGTCACAAACCGAACAAAGTTACCAGATGGCAATGCCGCAGAACCTTatgttgtccttgacgaCTACTCATTACACCGGCAAAAGCCAGTTGACACAGCTGCTGATCATACTCTAATGGGATCGGCTGGAAGTGTTTGGTCCAATGTAACAGATATGAAATGGGCCAAAGCTCTGCTTGACGGGATTCACCACGAGCTTTCGGTCCTCAAAGAGATACCGacaatcacatcacacaAAGCCAATATCACTACGTCTTCTATTGGCGAGAATATATACGGCCTTGGGTTTGCTCTCGCGATAATTCCATCAACAGAGCTGGGTATTCTTTCTCTCAATGGTCCGCAAAGAGAACACGTAATTGGTCGaacctcaaggccaagacttgCTCTGTATCATAATGGCGGTATGTCGGGATATCTGACAGCTTTCTACCTGTTTCCAGAGACTAAATCAGCGATTGTGGCGTTGGGTAAATCTCATAGTTTGGGAGATGGACCGGATTGGTCTGCGCAAGCTATTGCACAGGCAATGTTTTACCTTCAACCAACTATAGATTTCGTCGAGGGTTTCGAAGCAGAGGGCTAA